tagtttttgacttagtaataagatacacaaagtaaacttaactaagctcaatatcagaatttgcttgtgttaaaagatttccacataaacaattacttcatacatgagATCTtcagtatattaaagactactaggtcaacatctaacacagttatcctcattggattgaatagtcacaaaaacattcatatcactcTCAGAGTTTagaattcacatcagacaacaatcagcacttaagcaaatttcaatttaagcgcagaatacacaaagatagtaatatctgtaaatactgatcataaagtctgatgtatcagaacataaactaggcagatttagagaaagaacctgaaaccattccaagttcatttaccaatcttgtaaaagtagcttcacacagtggttttgtgaagatatatgctagttgttgatctgttgaaacaaaatacaattccactataccttcatccacatgttcccttatgaagtggtacctattgctgatgtgttttgtcatttagtgttgaactggattacttgtcatagcaataacactttgattatcacaataaatagggattttagaaaattctaacccataatccagtaactgattcttcatccaaagaatctgtgcacaacagcttcctacagtaatgtattctgcttccgcagttgatgtgaaaattgacttctgtttcttgctaaaccaagaaaccaatatgcctccaagaaattgacagcttccatttgtgcttttcctgtcaattttacatcctgcaaaatctgcatctgagtaacctattagcttaaagtctgattctctaggataccacaattccagatcttcttcttcttcttcttcttcttcttcttctttttcttctttttcttcttgttgttattcttcttcttcttgttcttcttcttcttgttcttcttcttcttgttcttgttcttctttctcttcttcttcttcctcttcttcttattcctcttcttcttcttcctcatcttcttcttcttcttcgtcCTCCTCTTCTTCGTCCTCCTCTTCTTCTTCGTCCTCTTCTTCTTCCTCCTCCTCTTCTTATCGTGCCTCTTCttcttcctcctcttcttcttcctcctgttcttcttcctcctgttcttcttcttcttcttcctcttcttcttcctcttcttcttcctcttcttcttcttcttcttcttcttcttctccgtCCTCTTCTTCGTCCTCTTCTTCgtcctcttcttcttcctcttcttcatcctcttcttcgtcctcttcttcctcttcttcctcttcttcctcttcatcttcttcttccccttcttcttattcttcttcttcttgttcttcttcttcttcctcttcttcttcttcttcctcttcttcttcttcctcttcctcttcttcttcttcctcttcttcctcttctttttcttcctcttcttcttcttcttcttcttcttcttcttcgtcttcttcttctttttcttctttttcttcttcttcttcttcttgctcttgttcttcttcctcttcttcttcttcctcttcttcttcttcttcttcgtcCTCCTCTTCTTCGTCCTCCTCTTCTTCTTCgtcctcttcttcttcctcttcttcctcctcctcttcttcctcctcctcttcttcctcctcatcttcttcctcctcctcttcttcctcctcctcttcttcctcctcctcttcttcttcctcctcctcttcttcttcttcttcctcctcctcctcctcctccttttcgtcttcgtcttcttcttcttcttcttcttcttcttcttcttcttcttcttcttcttcttcttcttcttcttcgtcCTCTTCTTCGTCCTCTTCTtcgtcatcttcttcttcctcttcttcttcctcttcttcctcttcttcttcttcctcttcttcctcttcttcctcttcttcttattcttcttcttgttcttcttcttcttcctcttcttcttcttcttcttcttcttcctcttcttcttcttcttcttcctcttcttcttcttcctcttcctcttcttcttcttcttcttcttcctcttcttcctcttcttcctcttctttttcttcctcttcttcttcttcttcgtcttcttcttcttcttcttcttcttcttcttcttcttcttcttcttcttcttcttcttcttcttcttcttcttcttcttctacttcttcttctctctctctctctggaTCCAACTCTGCACCTCATATTCATCTATACCCACCGCAGGTTTTTGGATTGAATCGTTTATCTCCGTCTAAAGCGATCGCCGACCGGAGCCCTATTTTTTCCGGCGATTGAGCCGTATTTTGTTCCTTCCCCGATGGATAGTTTCGATTCCACATCATATAGCAGGTTATTCAGTTCATTTTCAGTAATTTTGTCGTGTAATTAGTGATTATTTTCGGATCTTGTGGGTTTGTAAATGGTGTTGGTGGTATGTAGACGGTGGTGATGGTGGTGGTGATGTGGTGGTTGTGAAAAATGATTATTGTTAtgaaaaatgatttaaatttggtaatttttgttttgattttggtgGATGATGTTAATAAACGAAGTTGTGAGCAGTTGTTGTAGCCGAAAACAATTGTTGAATGTAGTGATTTTCGTTTTCTGTTGGTGATTTTTTGTTCTCTGCCAGTGATTTTTTATTTTTCGATGGTAATTTTCTGTTTGCCGATGGTGATTTTCTGGTGGTTACCGAAGATGGTTGTGGCTGGAAATGGAGGTACACGCACGATGGTTGGAGGTGGAAGGTGGTGTAATTAGAAAGAAGAAGatgataaaatattttaatatttaaaaattaatgtgTGGTGAGAGATTAATATAAGTTATAAAATAAGTGGTTATGATTGGTTATCATATCTCATAATAAGAGGGGTTCTCATTTGAGCGTGACCCTATATTACTAACATCTTTGAATTTTTTATAAGATGATTTTTTTTCCTGATTTTTATATAATAGTTAAATGCTTGAAAGTACTACTTCCTCCGTCCCTTTGAGTTGTTAACATTTGAAATGAATTGTTCATCACACATTTTAAGGCTCTTGTCTAGTATGGTTGTGtaacttattttaaaattatcctttttttaataaaattttaaacatttaatattttttcagaagaactttttttgaaaaataatttatgtaGCTATATTAGATATGAGCCCTAAAATGCGTGTCTAACACTTGCCCGTctgggaaatcttaaaataagtaactcttgacttaaaatgaataagtgacttttaagtgataagtagatgaacacttataagttatataagtgtttggatagttttacttataagtcatatttttttttatctaaatgaactaaaataaatattttttgaataaaattatcttaattcatgaatTTTAGATTAGATTATATTTAAAAACATATAATAAAGAGAAAAACTAAAATAAGTTCAGAAAAAATACGTCGTCTGGGATTTCTTAAAAAatgtaacttatgacttaaagttGAAAAGTGTCATATAAGTGGTATAAACatcataacttataagttattagGTTTTTGGATAATTATACGTGTAAGTTACTTATAAGTTGATAATGTGTTTGGTAAATCGTAACTTataagttttatttttttttaaaacaaaattaaaatgtaaattacaaattacttgaattaataattttgataaatgaatataaaataaaaaataaagtttaaaaACAAGAATGATGACCTCAGGATAAAATTATATTCTCTCTGTCTCATTCCATTCTATACACTTTCCATTTTATCacttatataatatataatattcatctcgaaaataaaatataataagatTAATTCAGTTCCGTCGGTAAAAAAGTTTTGGGTTAAAACAAAACTTTATGATTAAAACGTGCTAAAATAAAGTTAGAATTGAAAGATAACTAACTatgatttaaaatttttaaataaacaaattccatatcttaattttttttatcaaattaaatttggaaaaaaaaattaatattaaaattattttgtaTATCGTACGAATTTTAAGCTAATACTCCCACCCTTCCTCTTCCTTTGagttaaatatttaatataaagGTTTCAACACACATTTTAAGGCTCTTATCTAACACTTCATTTCAAATATTAACAAATGAAAGGGATAgagaaaatataaattaaataaaagtAAGTAGAAAAACAATAAATGAGATGCACTGAAAATGAAGAATGAGGGATTGAATGGAAAGATTTCCAACATTCTTATTTTGACTCAAAAGTGGTTATAAATGACAAATATGGAATTGCCAAACATGTAGGATAAAAATTAAATGGGCTTAAAGGAAGAATGAGCCTGGAAAATGGGTGCACAAACATTCACTCACATTCGATTTATCAAATTTATAAGTTGTAATACAACTTATAAATACAACTTATAAATTGGGTCGATAAATACTTATTGATATGTTGTTacaaaattataaattataagttAGACTTATAAGTTGGCAACAAATCGGACTTTTCAGATGTTAGTATTTATTAGAAAGTTCCAAAATTACTTTTCACAAATATTTCACAAAAAGAGtatcttttatatatatatataaattgttttaAAAAGCGGCAATTGAAATTTTTCGATGGAGGGAATTTTCAGTgattaatcggaacattaatcgtaaaaaatttatttaataaataataaaaaataattctaTTTAAATGTCATTAACCTTTTATTAgatttacaaaaataaaactacATATCATTAATTCAGTATTGATATTTTAATagtaaaatttataaaaaaaaactcCTATCACGAGTCCATAAttgataattaaataatttatactAATTAATTACTACTGACTACTCACTAATATTACTTGATAATCAGAAATTACTACGTACAAATTCAAATCTTAAGATTTTAAATTACTACCTACTTGATATTTAAGTgataattattgaataaatttATAATATCTCAAAATTATGAATCTATCGAGCAAGTAAGTTGAGTACTGAAATTTGAGAATAATATATTAGGGATTTGTATGGAGGATTTAGGGATATAAGAATATACGATTATTTCTGTGTGTAAAAGAGtcaatattttaatatattatttttaatattaattattaaatgtcaaaatgattattttaaaaaacttttttttaaaaaaaaataatatattttttattaatttcaaactTTGACCAATTCGGCCGATTTTTGACCCGATTCGACCGGCTTTTGACCGAATTTTCAAAAAACCGTATTTTGACCCAATTAACGATTAATCGAGATGAGACATGTCCGAACTCCGATTAATCGGCCTATTAATCGGTTAATCGGCCGATTTTTTGAACGCGCTGTATATGTATAAAAAGAAAGGTAATTTCCCCTCATTTCGAATTTGCACATTTGATTGTAAAGCTGCGTGATCCGACAAGAGACAGTAAAGACCCGATCACCGCCACAGTTACGACGTCGTATTCACAACTGAAGCTGCCACTGCCACTGTCCTCTTCGAAGCTTTCGAAGCTCGATCTATAAATAAACGAAGGGCTGGTTTAAAATCTTCATCTtgtaaatttttaataatttttaaaaaaataacaataataattGTGAGTTAGATGCGGCTTTTACATAGAGCATTTGCGTTTGCTTTAGCTTCTGGACTCGCAGCTATTCTCATTTACATCATTGGCGTTACTAATTCAAGTAAGCCTACTTTTATAtcatttctttattttttttttaaattaattaatcttGCTGTTTTTGTAATTTTTGTAAATTGTAAGCTAGGATTGTTACAATTTGACTATTTATATGTCAGAGATTGAATGTTAGATGTATTTACATAGATGGGACACTAGAAATATGGGAGGAAGAATTGGAAGCATTGCGAATGTTACAGACTGGATTTCAAAAATGTGTGGTTAGTTTGATGCTCTTGTGGTTTATTGCACATGCTTGTGTTTAATTTGGAgtaattgtttttatggttttttTAACATTGACGAATATGAATGTGATGCTAGGCGGCTAATGGTTTAGGATTGAAAGCTGTGAGTGGGGAAGATCTTTGCGATGTTATGATACAGTTTCCTGATGAGACCGTACCTAAATGGGTATGTTTTCGTCAATTTTAGTTTCTTTCTTTGTATGTGTAAGAAAAATAGTTTTAGTGTCAGATTTCATTATTTCATTTTCTACGCGTGATTAAAAGTGCATAGCTGCGTGGCTGTACTCATGATTGTTAATATTATTGGACGAAAATTGACAATCTTgcaaatatttattaaatttacgGTTTCATTCATGTTTCTGTAACCTTTATATGATTTCTAATATATATTAGATTGGAACTTATCTCGATTATCTTTTATTGACGATAATATAGTTCCATGTTTTATACAGAAAGATCCAAAAACAGGAGAACTAGAAGGCTTATCATACAGTTTTAACTTATGTGAAGCAGTAGCAACATGGGAGCAGGTTATCATCTTTACTTGTTTTCCTTCACTTGCATGTGGTCTTCGTTAAATGTAACTGTCTTATTGAAACTATAGTTATTTCAAGTGGGCTTGATCATTTGGTTTAGCAAAAAAGAAATTTAAGTGTCCAGTGTCCATCTGTCAGCTTAAAAGAGAGCTCAGCTTTTGGTTGTATGATATCTTTATGTTGCTACCTTCAGTTTGTTATTTGGTGAGATAATTTGCTCAGGTTCGAAAGAGTACCACAATACTTACCCGAGAGTTCATTGACGCTCTGCCCCATGGATGGGAGGATTATGCCTGGCGAAGGATTAATAAGGGAGTATTACTGTAAGTTCTTCTGCCTCCTTTCACCGGTCTGTTATACCTAATTTAATCTATTAGATGCTCCGTTACCCAGACTCTTCAATTTTGCCCTCATACCCGTGTCTGCCAGACATGACATGGGTTTGGGATCTGAGTCGGATCCTTCAAGTGTAAACCGGACTTTACAACTTCAAGCAATCTAGTTCAACATGATTACAAGGCCTCAGAAGAACTTTTTTTCCCAGAGAGGGATGTCCATAGATTACTATTTCCATGTTATCCTTTTGATTTATGCTATAAATTTGACATAAACAAATagtattatatttttattattgaTAGGAGACTAATTTACAAATGTAGAGTATATAAAAAGTAGGTATGATTTCACCTATGAGAAGTTTATATGCCGAATCCCTACACCCGTCTCCAGTTTTGGATCTATATTTACGAATCCTCAATTTTTAGAAACTAAGTCTTGACACTTGTTCGACACTCGTACTCACGTCCATGTAACATAGATTAGATGAGTGGAAGAAAACATGTATTAGAGGTGGCCGTTTGTGTTGCTGGTTGTTTGAGGAAAGGGAAGGGACAAAGAAGTGAATACTGTCAGCTATTACTTCTTATTTAAGTCACTCAAAAACAAGCAAATTTCTTACCACATTGTCAACAAGTTGAAATACCACATTCCGCTTATTTTAGATACTAAAAGCTTGGGTATGCTTTGTCTCGTTTGCTGAAGTTTATATGTGGTCTAATGCTTTGAACTTTTTACTGATTTCACTCTTTCTCTAGGGTGATGAAGTTTATTTGTATCTACAGTGTTTTTCTAAATTGGGATGGAAGGATTGTTTCTCATAATTCGTTGTTTTGTGTGGTATTCTGGATTAAATGATACAACTTTAGAATCCTTTAACGAGGagattaaaaaaataaataaaaaacatCTAAAAAGGACACCAATTATTGacctttttctttcttgcaaaGTATGCTGGATGTCATGTAGGATATGATATTTGTTATATCTTCTTAATGACTTTTGATACAGTTTTTGGTACTTATTAAAGAAAATCTCTAATGttcttatatttttttatttgtttattagaACCACATGCACAAACATCATGCAAAAATAGGAATTAGAAAAAAAATCTCATTATACATTTTACAAAAATCAAAGCCGGTAGCGAGCTGAAAAAATGCTTATGAAATTTCCTAAGGTTTTGTATTTTAATTTCAAAGCATCAAGTGTTATTACTGTTACTAGTGTGTATAAATTAATTTACTCTTTTCTTCGAAGTCTTTGAAATATATTTCACGGTTTTCCGCTACAGCAATCGATGCAAAAATAAGACTCTCTGTATGGAGAAGCTTTCTTTAGTGCTTCCTGAAACAGCACCATATGCTCCACGTCAGTTTGACCGATGTGCTGTTATCGGTAATTCTGGAGATCTTCTCAAAACCCGATTTGGCAATGAGATAGATGGATATGATGCTGTTCTGAGGGAAAATGGTGCACCAATTCAGGTTTGAAAAAATGATTTTATTAGTCAAGTTATATCTTGATATCTTGATTGTTTGTTATTTGTGATCGTACTTTGTTTTTTGTTTGTCGGGCTCATATAGAACTTCACTGAATTTGTGGGAAAGAAAAGTACATTTCGCCTCCTTAATAGAGGTTCCGCTAAAGCTCTAGATAAAGTGGCAGAACTATATGGTATTGTCTTCACTCTACTTCTTTTTTTAAGCTGGTCTACATAAAGGAGAATACTAAGATTTTTATATGACAGATACAGGAAAGGAGGTTTTGCTTGTTAAGACGACAATACATGATATCATGAGCAAAATGATTCGGGTTGGTAAATTTGTATAATAGTAAAGTTTAATCAATTTCCGCCATGAACTTGGATTGATGTATTCAATCCTAAATTTGACTTTGCTATGATTATGATAATCCCGTTGACATAAAAATCTAGTGATAGTACATAATAGACAACTAATGACTACTCAATCTGCTTGCTGCCCTGGAATCTACACATTTCCTCAGTTATCAAGCTTTGGTTGTATTTTTGCAGGAAATTCCAATACTCAATCCTGTGTATCTTATGTTAGGTGCATCTTTTGGTTCTGCAGCAAAAGGAACTGGACTCAAGGCTCTGGAATT
This sequence is a window from Apium graveolens cultivar Ventura chromosome 9, ASM990537v1, whole genome shotgun sequence. Protein-coding genes within it:
- the LOC141684541 gene encoding sialyltransferase-like protein 2 isoform X1 is translated as MRLLHRAFAFALASGLAAILIYIIGVTNSNGTLEIWEEELEALRMLQTGFQKCVAANGLGLKAVSGEDLCDVMIQFPDETVPKWKDPKTGELEGLSYSFNLCEAVATWEQVRKSTTILTREFIDALPHGWEDYAWRRINKGVLLNRCKNKTLCMEKLSLVLPETAPYAPRQFDRCAVIGNSGDLLKTRFGNEIDGYDAVLRENGAPIQNFTEFVGKKSTFRLLNRGSAKALDKVAELYDTGKEVLLVKTTIHDIMSKMIREIPILNPVYLMLGASFGSAAKGTGLKALEFALSICDTVDMYGFTVDPGYKEWTRYFSESRQGHTPLHGRAYYQMMECLGLIKIHSPMRADPKRTVKWLPSRSTIAAAKTASDKLLGRVGAGFKNPLAACSITKKQIKRKPESISSLRKEAVEHQKYVNGATMYPLEQNAGHGQLCTVP
- the LOC141684541 gene encoding sialyltransferase-like protein 2 isoform X3, whose product is MIQFPDETVPKWKDPKTGELEGLSYSFNLCEAVATWEQVRKSTTILTREFIDALPHGWEDYAWRRINKGVLLNRCKNKTLCMEKLSLVLPETAPYAPRQFDRCAVIGNSGDLLKTRFGNEIDGYDAVLRENGAPIQNFTEFVGKKSTFRLLNRGSAKALDKVAELYDTGKEVLLVKTTIHDIMSKMIREIPILNPVYLMLGASFGSAAKGTGLKALEFALSICDTVDMYGFTVDPGYKEWTRYFSESRQGHTPLHGRAYYQMMECLGLIKIHSPMRADPKRTVKWLPSRSTIAAAKTASDKLLGRVGAGFKNPLAACSITKKQIKRKPESISSLRKEAVEHQKYVNGATMYPLEQNAGHGQLCTVP
- the LOC141684541 gene encoding sialyltransferase-like protein 2 isoform X2, coding for MLQTGFQKCVAANGLGLKAVSGEDLCDVMIQFPDETVPKWKDPKTGELEGLSYSFNLCEAVATWEQVRKSTTILTREFIDALPHGWEDYAWRRINKGVLLNRCKNKTLCMEKLSLVLPETAPYAPRQFDRCAVIGNSGDLLKTRFGNEIDGYDAVLRENGAPIQNFTEFVGKKSTFRLLNRGSAKALDKVAELYDTGKEVLLVKTTIHDIMSKMIREIPILNPVYLMLGASFGSAAKGTGLKALEFALSICDTVDMYGFTVDPGYKEWTRYFSESRQGHTPLHGRAYYQMMECLGLIKIHSPMRADPKRTVKWLPSRSTIAAAKTASDKLLGRVGAGFKNPLAACSITKKQIKRKPESISSLRKEAVEHQKYVNGATMYPLEQNAGHGQLCTVP